In the genome of Stomoxys calcitrans chromosome 4, idStoCalc2.1, whole genome shotgun sequence, the window CTCGTCCATTCTGTGGCAGTCAATTGAAAATACGACTTCACACAAGGTTTGTACTCTACCAGGAATTTAAAAACCCCCACCAACCTGTTACCCCCACACGTTTTCAACTGGTGGCTTCCAGTAGAAACTAGCACATTTGTATCTCATGCCGATTTTGATTTCCACTGGTCTTCGTTTGCACATTTGAATATTATTACTTAGCCTACGGGCATATGGTGTTGTGCATCTATACCAAAATATTTAATAGGGGGTGTATTTGACCATCTATAGATGAACGACCCTattcacaaaaaatttaatagggGGTGTATTTGACCATCTATAGATGAACGACCCTAttcacaaaaaatttatgaagccttaaaattaGTGTCTCAGTCATCtgatttccctttataaaatcagctgacgagagccttaaatgcggttttaatgagcagtgtaaacggtgtTTAACGTTACATTTTATGTTGCACCGTTACGCGCATGTGGTACGCTATGATTACCTAACGTACTAAACGTCTCAGTAATTACATATAACTGCTAACAGGGTGTTTTATACTTATTTTCAAACTACCCATGTCACCCTGTTTTTTCGTTCTCTGCATTCAGCTAAGAACTCTTCCTTTACACCAACAAAGCTATTTTGGCTTGCGGTTGTAAACAATTgagcacaaaatttggtatttcaataaaatactgATTTATAAAACTATTCCAACAAGAAGTGAGTACAGTTATCttgaatatttttgcaaaattgaaatatataaaagctcagcaaacattttttgccaCTATTAGTTTAGTCTTTTCCAAGCGCGTCTGTAGTGTGCTGCCGATACCTAGCATGGAAACTGAAACAGCGACGCCAGATAATCAGGCGCTTGCCAAAAATGCGGAACCAATGGATACAGATGAAACTGTAAATAATGCTGAAAATACAAGTGGCGATTCGCAAGGTAAGCAAGCTTTAAAATTGCTTGAGAATTTTCGCCATGACTAGCGTTCAATTTCCAGGCCCTAACGACCAACCCATGGATAATACAAATGAAgctcagcagcagcagcatcagtcAATGCAAGCAGCAAATGCTGGCAATGAAGTTTTGAATAATCATCAAATAGCTGAAGCCTCTAACCATACACAACCCCATACTGATCAACTGGAAGCAGCTCATGATAATCTATCTACATTGGCCACCTTGGCGGGGGCAGAGGCGGCCCCGGTAGTTCCAAGTTCTCAAGTTTCTGGAGAGTCCGGCTCTTCGTCAAACACATCGAGTCAACCTTCAACAGCCACAGAGGCTACGTTGTCTCCTCAAAAGCTTACAACTCCTACGGCAAACAGTAATCAACCACCTCCCCCTCAACCACCAGCACCACCTATAGACGAAGAAGATGCCAAATGGCATACAGTGGGCATATTTCCAAACTTGTCCACCACCGTTACCAGTTACATAGACAACACCGTTTGGACTTCGGCGGGCCAAAGTTTGAATTCCGATGAAATTCCAGATTTATCCCAATTTGAACGCATAAACCTGGAGCCAGGTACAGCCTATCGTTTTCGCATACGTGCTTTAAATTCGGTGGGTGCCAGCGATTGGAGTGAGATATCGAGTTTCAAAACCTGTTTGCCCGGTTTTCCCGGGGCTCCTTCGGccataaaaatatcaaaatcttCGGAGGGAGCCCATCTAACCTGGGAGCCACCACCAAGCTGTGTTAGTTCCAATGAAATTGTCGAATATTCTGTTTACCTGGCTGTCAAACCGGGCAAAGAAAAAGAGGCCAAGGCAGGACAAAGAGCACCGGCTCAATTGGCCTTTGTGCGCGTCTATGTGGGAGCGGCAAATCAGTGCACTGTttcacacaattcactgtcggCAGCCCATGTGGATTGTTCCAACAAGCCGGCCATTATATTTCGCATAGCAGCACGCAATGAAAAAGGCTATGGTCCAGCCACACAAGTAAGGTGGCTGCAAGATccagtgcaaaattcagcctCAAATCCGGGATTAGGTCCCAATAGTCTATTATCGCCTACTAGGGTTAAACCAGAGCTAGGAGGGGCCTCACCTAGTAAGCGCTTCAAAGCGGGCACAGGACGTTGAAGGGGGGAAAAGGAgaaacagacacacacacaacaacaacaaatggaaAATATGGCTTTGAGGGATTAAAGTCAATCAATAGTAGCGACAggagcaaaatttttaatttaattttttttaagtccaAGCTAACTTCAACAGGTGTTAGTTTATAGCTATTTTTGTTGGTAAGACACCTCTTTTATTGAGAtcaaatatcaattttttttttgtttgtttgctaatCTATAGACCAGCTGCCTCTATATTGAGACGTTAACCCCACCCTGCTCTcaactacaaaacaaaaactgaaaattgTATAAACCTTTAACGCTAACTAAAAATACTTCATAATAAATTTAAGATAAAACAAACAGACagcaattgttttttgtttgctttaacTTTggaacctatctggggtctaaGATGAGTTTTTCTATTATGCGGCTGGCGGGTGTATATAAACTTAGACTggatatactttgtagagtttCAGATTTTCTGTAAAAGCAATATGAGGGCCAATTTGTGAAAGCATTCAcaaattaaagaataaaatGAGTTATGCATTTTGGTAACTTACCTTCTACAGCACAAGCCTGCTGCTCCAGATATTCCACTTTGTTTTCATCCCTTAACGTTGGCACTTTCTTAATATGTAGACAATAGTCTGGTCCATATCTCAAAAAGTTGGCATTGTCAGAGGGTATGTCCTCATCTAATGTTTGACCGCAGATGGCCGCTGTTAACTGGCACCAATATCGACTGGCATTTGGCAAGTTATAGCCACCACCTCCTAGGAGAACACAGGGCATTTCATAATTCAACACAAATTGTATGCATTCAATTAAATCTTGGGGCACTAAATTTGTGCCACCCAAGGGATCTCCCACTATGACATCGGCACCACATTGTATTACACAAACATTGGGTTGATAGGTATCGAAAACAAGCGAAAAGATTCTGCAAAGAGGAGGAATAAAGGTTAAAATTAGTAAATAGGGGTGGGTATCACTTGTCATTTTGAGCCTAAAGGTATAAAAACAGCAAGAATGGGTTGTAGCAgattgttgtgttctatccttcgtctgcttgatgctgttgagtgtcaagatccaggaactctgccacTAATATGGGTTGCGTTCACAGGGATCTGAGTCTAGTGGGTTGTCGTTGTAGCactgtgttatacactgaggcggcagcccttgccgatgaaggaatccatcgggtcaatccggtacgtacaaccggctgtcatgggattgagtCTAGTGGATGTGGCTGGGtaattaaacaggtgacgtctGTCGTGTGGTCACTGGTGACAATCGGGAGATACATCTTCCGTAGTAGTTGAGGCGGTTGAATCTGCCACAACGTAATTAAGcgagaactactctggtttttcgtgggaggtcaatttcttcaggtgcaatgggaggcggtcgttttctaaggactacattcaccctatagccaattaccgcatctgctaccatgtctgcatgaatattgtctagacctgcttgatatgccgcttgatttagaggttctctcttgtagcgctgaacctcaagctctagatcatgaagatcTACCTTGAGGCTTCTGGGGGCCTCAACCAGACCATATTCCACCAgaagatgatttggatggtctctgcgataacagcccaaaaggtattgcttagacagcatgtagttatgtcttcacaCTGGtaagatctttgtctcctgatggaggtggaccacatgagaactgagaaggCAGCCAGATCTCACAGATCTGCATATTATTCCACTGACAAAGCTGGCGATACTACACTGGccctgcataacttaccacagaccggccaattgctttgtacgtggtcaataaggtttctttgtctgcacccaaagtgctgccagcgagtgacttgaggaccttgtttctacttttgactttattgcagattgctgtggcatgtggggagaatgtgtaagagctgtcaaatgtgaagccaagtattttggaacaTTTGATGGTCGGAagcatttctccatcgaccaccAGAGTCTGGTCAGTATTCACCTAAcgagtatttgtagtgaacaatgtggcttaagatttggtggcagatatcttcagatttcttgctgCGAAAtgtgaggcaagttcgttgaggtagacgttcaaacTATCAAAGATGTCaaaaatgggtggggggcctgatgacATGATCgaacaatcgtccgcatatttctatgccgtctggagaaggtgggatggaggataggtagaggttaaacagtgccgtagATATCACCCCACTTTTGGCGAGCTCCCTGTTGcactacggtgcttcgacttcttatccctaaattcgaCAAATgattggcgaccacacagataatttttgacccagcgtttcaggcctggttgGAGAGACgttttggcgatgtcctcaaatagtttgacgGTCAGCTAAGTGCCTTCAATAggttcagtgccacgaggaccgtcctatcatatGGCCTAGGCCAATTGAAgctacggcaaatgtgtgcggtgatggcatacaaagcagttgttgttttgtgcagtcttcgaaatccatgttgttgctcagcgaatggaaattctcttacaaggctcgggaggagtagtgcgtcaagcgtctttgctaatGGTGAaataagggagatcggtctgtatgactcctCCACACTCGGGTCCTtgccaggcttcagtagcgggatcattctgcccattttccagacatcgtgaactataagagtgttaggcgccccggtagccgagttggtagcgtgcttggattaccagtgcaggggcttcgaaatccatgtttatgctcagcgaatggaaattctcttacgaggctcgggaggaataGTGcgtcaagcgtctttgctaatGGCGAaataagggagatcggtctgtatgactcccccacactcgggtcctttccaggcttcagtagcgggatcaatctgcccatttttcagacatcgggaactaaagggtgatttttttgaggttaggattttcatgcattagtatttgacagatcacgtgggatttcagacatggtgtcaaagagaaagatgctcagtatgctttgacatttcatcatgaatagacttactaacgagcaacgcttgcaaatcattttcagtgaatgggccctagaaaagttggcagaaaatccgcttttttatcgacaaattttgttcagcgatgaggctcatttctggttgaatggctacgtaaataagcaaaattgccgcatttggagtgaagagcaaccagaagccgttcaagaactgcccatgcatcccgaaaaatgcactgtttggtgtggttgtacgctggtggaatcattggaccgtattttttcaaagatgctgttggacgcaacgttacggtgaatgaacacatttcgaaccgaacactgattttggtaataaaattcaatgatttgcaagcgttgctcgttagtaagtctattcatgatgaaatgtcaaagcatactgagcatctttctctttgacaccatgtctgaaatcccacgtgatctgtcaaatactaatgcatgaaaatcctaacctcaaaaaaatcaccctttataagagtgttgggcgccccggtagccgagttggtagcgtgcttggattaccaatgcaggggtcgtgggtgggttcgattcccgccagaagccttggtctgtcgctactgtggtatcacaatggacttaaaaaattgtctaagtgagcctgtggaggactgtcactcttacctaacctaacctaagagtgttaaagacaggttgaggaccaaagtaaggtactcaactccaggtaaatccagattcttcagcatcaatgtagagattccgtcggggcccaacgccttggatgatttggcgccacggatgacattcgtaacttcgcccacgataAATTGTGCCATCCATGTTATgtggactgattcagaccatatttgttaTAGATGTTGTCATGTCAACCAATTGGGATAAGAATAACGTAAaccgggcgatcggtttatatgaaagctgtttaaggttttaaaccgattcggaccaaatttggtatagtttTTAAAGTCCCGGTAGgagtattcctgcaaaattaagggggacctcctttttttatagccgagtccgaacggcgtgccgcagtgcgacacctctttgcagaaaagtttttaatggcatagtacctcacaaatgttttgccagcattaggaggggaaaaccaccgctgaaaattttttctgatggtctcgccagagtTCGaaaccaggcattcagcgtcgtaggcggacatgctaacctttgcgctacggtggcctccaataggtaaatgcaaatttgccaatgaatattccattaggaTCAGGGGGACTCTGCtggctcgagaagtaaaatcggaagtttggtttatatgggattatggaccgctttggttcattcttggtacagttgtatatttaaaacaagcgaagttcggccgggccgaatgttgggaacccaccgccatggattccgaattggaccgtactagtcgcagttgttgagagtcaaaacagaacactatatgcaaaatttcagccaaatcggataacaatcgaggattgtaagggctcaagaagtaaaatcgggagatcgttttacatgggagctatattatgttctCTAAtgttttgaaccgtacttggcgcagttgttg includes:
- the LOC106089441 gene encoding host cell factor, with product METETATPDNQALAKNAEPMDTDETVNNAENTSGDSQGPNDQPMDNTNEAQQQQHQSMQAANAGNEVLNNHQIAEASNHTQPHTDQLEAAHDNLSTLATLAGAEAAPVVPSSQVSGESGSSSNTSSQPSTATEATLSPQKLTTPTANSNQPPPPQPPAPPIDEEDAKWHTVGIFPNLSTTVTSYIDNTVWTSAGQSLNSDEIPDLSQFERINLEPGTAYRFRIRALNSVGASDWSEISSFKTCLPGFPGAPSAIKISKSSEGAHLTWEPPPSCVSSNEIVEYSVYLAVKPGKEKEAKAGQRAPAQLAFVRVYVGAANQCTVSHNSLSAAHVDCSNKPAIIFRIAARNEKGYGPATQVRWLQDPVQNSASNPGLGPNSLLSPTRVKPELGGASPSKRFKAGTGR